In the genome of Cronobacter malonaticus LMG 23826, one region contains:
- the lepB gene encoding signal peptidase I produces the protein MANMFALILVIATLVTGILWCVDKFIFAPKRRERAAHAAADAQDAGASKKAGPKPGWLETGASVFPVLAVVLVVRSFIYEPFQIPSGSMMPTLLIGDFILVEKFAYGIKDPIYQKTLIETGHPKRGDIAVFKYPGDPRLDYIKRVVGLPGDKVSYDPVAKEVTVQPNCSSGQACANALPITYSNVEPSDFVQTFGRQSGGEASSGFFQVPKNESKDGGIRLTERKETLGDITHRILTVPIAQDQVGIYYRQQGQQNGTWIVPPGHYFMMGDNRDNSADSRYWGFVPEANLVGKATAIWMSFEKQEGEWPTGVRLNRIGGIH, from the coding sequence ATGGCGAATATGTTTGCCCTGATCCTGGTCATCGCAACGCTGGTGACGGGCATCTTGTGGTGCGTGGATAAATTTATCTTCGCGCCGAAGCGTCGCGAGCGCGCGGCGCATGCCGCCGCGGATGCGCAGGACGCGGGCGCGTCGAAAAAAGCAGGCCCGAAACCGGGCTGGCTGGAAACCGGCGCGTCGGTTTTCCCGGTTCTGGCGGTCGTTCTGGTGGTGCGCTCGTTTATTTATGAGCCATTCCAGATCCCGTCTGGCTCCATGATGCCGACGCTGCTTATCGGCGATTTTATCCTTGTGGAGAAATTCGCCTACGGCATTAAAGATCCGATTTACCAGAAGACGCTTATCGAAACCGGCCATCCGAAGCGCGGCGATATCGCCGTGTTTAAATATCCGGGCGATCCGCGTCTTGACTACATCAAGCGCGTGGTCGGTCTGCCGGGCGATAAAGTCAGCTACGATCCGGTGGCGAAAGAAGTGACCGTCCAGCCGAACTGCAGCTCAGGCCAGGCGTGCGCGAACGCGCTGCCAATCACCTATTCGAACGTCGAGCCGAGCGATTTCGTACAGACGTTTGGCCGTCAGAGCGGCGGCGAGGCGAGCAGCGGCTTCTTCCAGGTACCGAAGAACGAAAGCAAAGACGGCGGCATTCGCCTGACCGAGCGTAAGGAAACCTTAGGCGACATCACGCACCGCATTCTCACAGTGCCTATCGCGCAGGATCAGGTCGGTATTTACTACCGTCAGCAGGGCCAGCAGAACGGCACCTGGATTGTTCCGCCGGGCCACTACTTCATGATGGGCGACAACCGCGATAACAGCGCCGACAGCCGTTACTGGGGTTTCGTCCCGGAGGCGAATCTGGTGGGCAAAGCGACCGCTATCTGGATGAGTTTCGAGAAGCAGGAAGGTGAATGGCCGACAGGCGTGCGCCTGAATCGAATCGGCGGCATTCATTAA
- the lepA gene encoding translation elongation factor 4: MKNIRNFSIIAHIDHGKSTLSDRIIQICGGLSDREMEAQVLDSMDLERERGITIKAQSVTLDYKASDGETYQLNFIDTPGHVDFSYEVSRSLAACEGALLVVDAGQGVEAQTLANCYTAIEMDLEVVPVLNKIDLPAADPERVAEEIEDIVGIDATDAVRCSAKTGVGVQDVLERLVRDIPPPEGDPDAPLQALIIDSWFDNYLGVVSLIRVKNGTLRKGDKVKVMSTGQTYNADRLGIFTPKQIDRTELKCGEVGWLVCAIKDILGAPVGDTLTLARNPAEKALPGFKKVKPQVYAGLFPVSSDDYESFRDALGKLSLNDASLFYEPESSTALGFGFRCGFLGLLHMEIIQERLEREYDLDLITTAPTVVYEVQMTNNEVVYVDSPSKLPPLNNIQELREPIAECHMLLPQEYLGNVITLCVEKRGVQTNMVYHGNQVALTYEIPMAEVVLDFFDRLKSTSRGYASLDYNFKRFQASNMVRVDVLINGERVDALALITHNDNAPYRGRELVEKMKDLIPRQQFDIAIQAAIGNHIIARSTVKQLRKNVLAKCYGGDVSRKKKLLQKQKEGKKRMKQVGNVELPQEAFLAILHVGKDGK; the protein is encoded by the coding sequence ATGAAGAACATACGCAACTTTTCGATCATCGCTCACATCGACCACGGTAAATCGACGCTGTCTGACCGTATTATTCAAATTTGCGGCGGCCTTTCCGATCGCGAAATGGAAGCGCAGGTGCTGGACTCCATGGATCTGGAGCGCGAGCGCGGCATTACCATTAAAGCCCAGAGCGTGACGCTGGACTACAAAGCCTCTGACGGCGAAACCTACCAGCTTAACTTTATCGACACTCCCGGCCACGTGGACTTCTCCTATGAAGTTTCCCGCTCCCTCGCCGCGTGCGAAGGTGCGCTGCTGGTGGTGGACGCAGGCCAGGGCGTGGAAGCGCAAACGCTCGCCAACTGCTATACCGCGATCGAAATGGATCTCGAAGTGGTGCCGGTACTGAACAAAATTGACCTGCCCGCCGCCGATCCTGAGCGCGTGGCGGAAGAGATCGAAGATATCGTCGGCATCGACGCTACCGACGCGGTGCGCTGCTCGGCGAAAACCGGCGTGGGCGTACAGGATGTGCTGGAACGTCTGGTGCGCGACATCCCGCCGCCGGAAGGCGACCCGGACGCGCCGTTACAGGCGCTGATTATCGACTCCTGGTTTGATAACTATCTCGGCGTCGTTTCACTTATTCGCGTTAAGAACGGTACCCTGCGCAAAGGCGACAAAGTGAAAGTCATGAGCACCGGCCAGACGTATAACGCTGACCGTCTCGGGATTTTCACGCCGAAGCAAATCGACCGCACCGAGCTGAAATGCGGCGAGGTGGGCTGGCTGGTGTGCGCGATTAAAGACATTCTCGGCGCGCCGGTGGGCGATACCCTGACGCTCGCCCGTAACCCGGCGGAAAAAGCGCTGCCTGGCTTTAAGAAAGTGAAGCCGCAGGTTTACGCGGGCCTCTTCCCGGTCAGCTCTGACGATTACGAGTCTTTCCGTGACGCGCTCGGCAAACTGAGCCTGAACGACGCCTCGCTGTTCTACGAGCCGGAAAGCTCGACGGCGCTGGGCTTCGGCTTCCGCTGCGGCTTCCTCGGCCTGCTGCATATGGAAATCATCCAGGAGCGTCTGGAGCGCGAATACGATCTCGACCTCATCACCACGGCACCAACCGTTGTGTATGAAGTGCAGATGACCAATAACGAAGTGGTCTATGTCGACAGCCCGTCCAAGCTGCCGCCGCTGAACAACATTCAGGAACTGCGCGAGCCTATCGCCGAGTGTCACATGCTGCTGCCGCAGGAATACCTCGGTAACGTCATCACGCTCTGCGTTGAAAAACGCGGCGTGCAGACCAACATGGTGTACCACGGCAATCAGGTTGCGCTGACCTATGAAATTCCGATGGCGGAAGTGGTACTCGACTTCTTCGATCGCCTGAAGTCCACCTCGCGCGGTTACGCGTCGCTGGATTACAACTTCAAACGCTTCCAGGCCTCGAACATGGTGCGTGTCGACGTGCTGATCAACGGCGAGCGTGTCGATGCGCTGGCGCTGATTACCCACAACGACAACGCGCCGTACCGCGGTCGCGAGCTGGTGGAGAAGATGAAAGATCTGATCCCGCGCCAGCAGTTCGATATCGCCATTCAGGCGGCTATTGGCAACCACATTATTGCCCGCTCCACAGTGAAACAGCTGCGTAAAAACGTGCTGGCAAAATGCTACGGCGGCGACGTCAGCCGTAAGAAAAAGCTGTTGCAGAAACAGAAAGAGGGTAAAAAACGCATGAAGCAGGTCGGTAACGTCGAGCTGCCGCAGGAAGCGTTCCTCGCCATTCTGCACGTTGGGAAAGACGGTAAATAA
- the rseA gene encoding anti-sigma-E factor RseA yields the protein MQKEKLSALMDGEALDSELLSAVENDKALQQTWESYHLIRDTLRGDTGETLHFDISARVMAAIENEPARQVAPLIPESQPAPQQWSKMPFWHKVRPWASLLTQVGMAACVSLAVIVGVQHYNGQPDATAQPEAPVFNTLPMMGKASPVSLGVPTADNNAAGGQPQVQEQRRRINAMLQDYELQRRLHAEQLQLEQSQTQQAALQVPGNQTLGTQSQ from the coding sequence ATGCAGAAAGAAAAACTTTCCGCTTTAATGGATGGGGAAGCACTGGACAGCGAATTGCTGAGCGCGGTCGAAAACGACAAAGCGTTGCAGCAAACCTGGGAAAGCTATCACCTCATTCGCGATACCCTGCGCGGCGATACCGGCGAAACGCTTCATTTTGATATCTCCGCGCGCGTGATGGCGGCGATTGAAAATGAGCCAGCCCGTCAGGTTGCGCCGCTCATCCCTGAATCACAGCCCGCGCCGCAACAGTGGAGCAAAATGCCCTTCTGGCACAAAGTGCGCCCCTGGGCGAGCCTGCTGACGCAGGTCGGCATGGCAGCGTGCGTATCGCTGGCGGTGATCGTCGGCGTTCAGCACTATAACGGTCAACCTGATGCTACCGCGCAGCCAGAAGCGCCGGTTTTCAATACGCTGCCGATGATGGGTAAAGCCAGCCCGGTCAGCCTTGGCGTGCCGACGGCGGATAACAACGCCGCAGGCGGTCAGCCGCAGGTACAGGAACAGCGTCGCCGCATTAACGCGATGTTGCAGGATTACGAACTGCAACGCCGCCTGCATGCCGAGCAGCTCCAGCTGGAGCAGTCGCAGACGCAGCAGGCCGCCTTACAAGTGCCTGGTAACCAGACTTTAGGAACTCAATCGCAGTAA
- the rseC gene encoding SoxR-reducing system protein RseC: MIKEWATVVSWQNGEAVLSCDVKASCSSCASRAGCGTRVLNKLGPQNTHYINVPSEQPLVAGQKVELGIAEGSLLGSAMLVYLSPLVGLFIMAGVFQALFGSDLAAMCGAALGGVGGFLLARGLSPNFASRDSWQPVILSVGLPPDALRVETSPSSDSR, encoded by the coding sequence ATGATTAAAGAGTGGGCCACGGTCGTATCGTGGCAAAACGGCGAAGCTGTACTTAGCTGTGACGTCAAAGCCTCCTGCAGCAGTTGCGCGTCCCGCGCCGGTTGCGGCACGCGCGTGCTGAACAAGCTGGGGCCGCAGAACACGCACTATATCAACGTGCCGAGCGAACAGCCGCTGGTAGCCGGGCAGAAAGTGGAACTGGGCATCGCCGAAGGCAGCCTGCTTGGCTCCGCGATGCTGGTCTATCTGTCGCCGCTGGTGGGCCTGTTTATCATGGCAGGCGTGTTCCAGGCGCTGTTTGGCTCCGATCTCGCCGCGATGTGCGGCGCGGCGCTGGGTGGCGTGGGCGGTTTTCTGCTGGCGCGCGGCTTGTCGCCGAACTTCGCGTCGCGTGACAGCTGGCAGCCGGTTATCCTCAGCGTGGGCCTTCCGCCCGATGCGCTGCGCGTTGAAACGTCTCCTTCCTCAGACAGCCGGTAA
- the rseB gene encoding sigma-E factor regulatory protein RseB, which yields MKQLWCAVSLLTGSLFVSFNASADASSEALLQQMNLASQSLNYELSFVSINKQGVESLRYRHARLDNKPLAQLLQLDGPRREVVQRGSEISYFEPGLEPFTLNGDFIVDSLPSLVYTDFRRLAPYYDFISVGRTRIADRLCEVIRVVARDGTRYGYIAWVDSETRLPMRVDLLDRDGETLEQFRVVSFTVNDKPGTMMQNLAKASLPPLLSVPAGDDVKFGWSASWLPQGFTEISSSRRPLPGVDSPVESRLYSDGLFSFSINVSRASANSSEQMLRTGRRTVSTEVRNNAEITVVGELPPPTAKRIASSITFRASQ from the coding sequence ATGAAGCAACTTTGGTGCGCCGTCTCTCTTTTGACGGGCAGCCTGTTCGTTTCCTTCAACGCCTCGGCAGATGCATCGTCCGAGGCGTTGTTGCAGCAAATGAACCTGGCGAGCCAGTCACTCAACTACGAGCTCTCATTTGTCAGCATCAACAAGCAGGGTGTGGAATCTTTACGCTACCGCCACGCAAGGCTCGACAATAAGCCCCTCGCACAATTATTGCAGCTGGACGGCCCGCGTCGCGAAGTCGTGCAGCGCGGTTCGGAAATCAGCTATTTCGAGCCAGGGCTTGAGCCGTTTACCCTGAACGGCGATTTCATCGTCGATTCGCTGCCGTCGCTGGTTTATACCGATTTCCGCCGCCTCGCGCCGTATTACGACTTTATCTCCGTCGGGCGCACCCGCATTGCCGACCGGCTTTGCGAAGTGATCCGCGTGGTGGCGCGCGATGGCACCCGTTATGGTTATATCGCGTGGGTTGATAGCGAGACCCGCCTGCCAATGCGTGTCGATTTGCTGGATCGCGACGGCGAAACGCTGGAGCAGTTCCGCGTCGTCTCCTTTACGGTGAACGATAAGCCCGGCACGATGATGCAGAATCTGGCGAAAGCCTCGCTGCCGCCGCTTCTCTCCGTACCGGCGGGCGATGACGTTAAGTTTGGCTGGTCAGCATCGTGGTTGCCGCAGGGCTTTACTGAAATTTCCAGCAGTCGCCGGCCGCTGCCGGGCGTCGATTCGCCGGTAGAGTCGCGGCTCTATTCTGACGGGCTGTTTAGTTTCTCGATTAACGTGAGCCGCGCGAGCGCCAATAGCAGCGAACAGATGCTGCGCACCGGCAGACGCACCGTCAGCACCGAAGTGCGCAATAATGCCGAAATCACGGTGGTGGGTGAACTGCCGCCACCGACGGCGAAGCGCATCGCGAGCAGCATTACCTTCAGGGCATCTCAATGA